From Methanocella paludicola SANAE, a single genomic window includes:
- a CDS encoding class I SAM-dependent methyltransferase — MDADSWEDVYEGRPPWDIGRPQPAFVKLFRDGEIKRGRILDVGCGTGENALFLAEAGCDVTGVDIAHRAIELAKEKAAKRNKSVDFFVCDVLTLGSCFREGEFDTVIDSGLFHTLADEDRPVFLKQVFSVLKSNGEYFMMCFSDKEPGEWGPRRVSKGEIIGALEPHFRINYIKDAAFESLTRRGGSKAYLVSANKK, encoded by the coding sequence ATCGACGCGGACAGCTGGGAAGATGTGTACGAGGGCAGGCCGCCCTGGGATATCGGGCGCCCCCAGCCGGCTTTTGTAAAGCTCTTCAGGGATGGCGAAATAAAGCGCGGGCGTATCCTGGACGTGGGATGCGGGACCGGCGAGAACGCCCTGTTCCTGGCAGAAGCCGGCTGTGACGTGACCGGCGTGGACATCGCCCACCGAGCTATCGAGCTTGCGAAGGAGAAGGCAGCTAAGCGCAATAAAAGTGTGGACTTTTTCGTCTGCGACGTGCTTACGCTGGGCTCCTGCTTCCGCGAGGGCGAGTTCGATACCGTGATCGACTCGGGCCTGTTCCATACGCTGGCTGACGAGGATCGGCCCGTGTTCCTGAAACAAGTTTTTAGTGTGCTGAAGAGCAATGGCGAATACTTCATGATGTGCTTCTCGGATAAGGAGCCGGGGGAATGGGGTCCGCGCAGGGTGTCGAAGGGAGAGATCATCGGGGCGCTTGAACCCCATTTTAGGATTAATTACATAAAGGATGCTGCCTTCGAGTCTTTAACCCGCAGAGGTGGGTCAAAAGCATACCTGGTATCGGCCAATAAAAAGTAA
- a CDS encoding CDP-alcohol phosphatidyltransferase family protein — translation MSWLYAFKPFKDQALRSISHTLFAMRVTPNMVTICGLFMSLIAGVLAASGHLYAGIFFFMIGACLDAIDGSLARACGLCSEFGRYFDSACDRISELAFIAGAVIGGAPVLAFAVIAGSVLLMASRINNHIKGLNSNAATFGRPERIALLVAGLLSPAPYNIAIFLVAGLLCVVSSAQVLASGMRIRAVIRPQ, via the coding sequence ATGAGCTGGTTATACGCGTTTAAGCCGTTCAAGGACCAGGCCTTGCGCTCGATTAGCCATACCCTGTTTGCGATGAGGGTGACGCCGAACATGGTCACTATATGCGGCCTGTTCATGTCCCTCATCGCGGGGGTGCTTGCCGCATCCGGCCACCTGTATGCGGGCATTTTCTTTTTCATGATCGGCGCCTGCCTGGATGCGATAGACGGCTCGCTCGCGAGGGCCTGCGGCCTTTGCAGCGAATTCGGCAGATATTTTGACAGCGCCTGCGACCGGATTTCGGAGCTGGCATTTATTGCCGGCGCGGTCATAGGGGGCGCGCCTGTCCTGGCCTTTGCCGTCATTGCGGGCTCCGTGCTCCTGATGGCATCGAGAATAAATAATCACATAAAGGGCCTCAACTCCAATGCCGCCACGTTCGGCCGGCCCGAAAGGATCGCATTACTGGTCGCCGGCCTCTTATCACCGGCCCCGTACAATATAGCTATATTCCTTGTGGCAGGCCTACTATGCGTCGTTTCTTCCGCGCAGGTACTGGCGTCGGGCATGAGGATAAGGGCGGTAATACGCCCGCAATAG
- a CDS encoding methyltransferase family protein — protein sequence MLRSQKIKKMRIEGAGPKIMLPLFVTFAITAWISYAYRPMFNYPLVPAEWTLALGALFLLVGVPFWLLSTVMFLLAYFGGQLETRGPFAIMPNPIYGSWIVFVIPGISLVLNWWPVLLTSVVMYVAQRMFIREEDDALREKFGRQYEEYRKKVLIKFL from the coding sequence ATGCTCCGATCTCAGAAGATCAAGAAAATGAGGATCGAAGGCGCAGGCCCTAAGATAATGCTGCCGCTGTTCGTAACGTTCGCCATTACGGCGTGGATAAGCTATGCCTACCGGCCGATGTTCAACTACCCTCTGGTGCCTGCGGAATGGACGCTGGCGCTCGGCGCATTGTTCCTCCTGGTCGGTGTGCCGTTCTGGCTTCTGTCGACCGTGATGTTCCTGCTCGCCTACTTCGGGGGCCAGCTGGAGACGCGGGGCCCCTTCGCCATCATGCCGAACCCCATTTACGGTAGCTGGATCGTCTTCGTCATACCGGGCATCTCGCTGGTGCTCAACTGGTGGCCGGTCCTGCTGACGTCGGTCGTCATGTACGTCGCCCAGCGGATGTTCATCCGCGAGGAGGACGACGCCCTGCGGGAGAAGTTCGGCAGGCAATACGAGGAATACCGGAAGAAGGTACTGATCAAATTTTTATGA
- a CDS encoding flavodoxin family protein, giving the protein MIIGLVVVGIILLVAAIGIAMGALFCGDIMSYTDTGSKVLSPAGASSGKALVVYNPGLSGASKNAANEIAGDLQSKGYTVTLAGIKSTAAANTTGYDVVIAGGPMYWGRVSNSVDAYLKALKPQKGMAVGVFGTTGAPQFNDGDIATFGEQVTIDLGGVVLDKKAATKTIRSGDAANRDCSDFVSAVV; this is encoded by the coding sequence ATGATCATAGGATTGGTCGTCGTCGGCATCATATTACTGGTCGCGGCGATCGGGATTGCCATGGGGGCGCTCTTCTGCGGAGACATCATGAGCTACACGGACACGGGCAGCAAGGTCTTGAGCCCGGCCGGGGCATCGAGTGGAAAAGCGCTCGTCGTATATAACCCGGGCCTCTCGGGCGCCTCGAAGAATGCTGCGAACGAGATAGCCGGTGACCTGCAGTCAAAGGGATATACCGTTACACTGGCGGGCATAAAGAGCACGGCCGCGGCTAACACCACGGGCTATGACGTGGTCATCGCGGGCGGGCCGATGTACTGGGGTCGGGTGAGCAACTCGGTCGATGCATACCTGAAAGCGCTAAAGCCGCAAAAGGGCATGGCGGTGGGAGTATTTGGGACGACCGGCGCACCGCAGTTCAATGACGGCGATATCGCTACGTTCGGGGAACAGGTCACGATCGACCTGGGCGGCGTCGTGCTCGATAAGAAGGCCGCCACGAAGACGATCCGCTCGGGCGACGCCGCTAATAGGGACTGCTCTGACTTCGTATCGGCTGTCGTGTAA
- a CDS encoding TetR/AcrR family transcriptional regulator: MAVKRKSGRPVKVPGEKETKEKILDAAIDLFAARGYDHVTIRDIAAAVGIKESSIYKHYSGKEEILGKIFEYVLLRWDQSKVGRWSDSDEAEAQIVSMGLDGFMAMAIGVSGSWLEDPRMEKIMRIAFIELYHNDQVKNFMLTFFGAGPEFFEASFAILMKHRLIKPADPKVLTDEYMSFYMMALVDHFLLRYGSSSKSFVEEYGARIEEHNEFFKNAIRP, encoded by the coding sequence ATGGCTGTGAAACGGAAATCCGGCAGGCCCGTGAAGGTCCCGGGCGAAAAGGAGACGAAGGAGAAGATCCTGGACGCGGCGATCGACCTGTTCGCCGCGAGGGGCTACGACCACGTCACCATCCGGGACATCGCCGCCGCCGTCGGCATCAAGGAAAGCTCGATCTACAAACACTACTCCGGGAAGGAGGAGATACTCGGGAAGATCTTTGAATATGTTCTGCTGAGGTGGGATCAAAGCAAGGTTGGGAGATGGTCGGATAGCGATGAGGCCGAAGCTCAGATCGTATCGATGGGGCTGGATGGGTTCATGGCCATGGCCATCGGCGTATCCGGGAGCTGGCTTGAAGACCCTCGCATGGAGAAGATCATGAGGATCGCTTTCATCGAGCTTTACCATAACGACCAGGTAAAAAATTTCATGCTGACGTTCTTCGGCGCCGGGCCGGAGTTCTTCGAGGCGAGCTTCGCCATCCTGATGAAGCATAGGCTCATCAAGCCTGCGGACCCGAAGGTCCTGACCGATGAATACATGTCGTTCTACATGATGGCGCTCGTGGACCATTTTCTCCTGCGGTACGGCAGCTCGTCTAAATCGTTCGTCGAGGAGTACGGCGCCCGTATCGAGGAGCATAACGAGTTCTTCAAGAACGCGATACGGCCATAA
- a CDS encoding radical SAM protein: MENNNDLNRMINEMIRGIFSDALGVSLKDPAMAAFFVRAALAQKKAAAVRQYNEEHGVHVPPVMILSITNKCNLHCAGCYSRLVPRERKPELDEAGLRNVLKQASELGISIVLVVGGEPLTRPEIFNVTKDFPDMIFTLFTNGTLIDDAVIQKFKEQKHVIPILSMEGHENITDLRRGSGTYDRLMRDMTKLCERGVFFGSSLTVTRMNYDEVTGEPFVKRMREHGCKAFIYVEYNPVKKGTEDWVVTDAQRDEILAKMAAYRKSQPGVYIGFPGDEKLFGGCLSSGRGFIHVSASGDLEPCPFAPFSDSSILDMPLKEALNSKLFRALRANRDQLMESNGGCALWKKPEWVKSLTE, translated from the coding sequence ATGGAAAATAACAATGACCTTAACCGGATGATCAATGAGATGATACGGGGGATTTTCTCCGATGCGCTGGGCGTATCGCTCAAGGACCCTGCCATGGCGGCGTTCTTCGTCCGGGCGGCGCTCGCGCAGAAAAAGGCGGCCGCTGTCCGGCAGTACAATGAAGAACATGGGGTCCATGTGCCGCCCGTCATGATATTGAGTATCACGAACAAGTGCAACCTGCACTGCGCCGGGTGCTATTCCAGGCTCGTCCCCCGGGAGAGGAAGCCGGAACTCGACGAGGCAGGATTGAGGAACGTCCTGAAGCAGGCCAGCGAGCTTGGCATATCCATCGTACTGGTCGTAGGCGGCGAGCCGCTGACCAGGCCCGAGATCTTCAACGTCACCAAAGACTTCCCTGACATGATCTTCACGCTGTTCACGAACGGCACGCTCATCGACGACGCGGTCATTCAAAAGTTCAAGGAGCAGAAGCACGTCATACCCATCCTTAGCATGGAGGGCCACGAGAACATCACCGACCTGCGCAGGGGCTCCGGCACATATGACCGGCTCATGCGGGACATGACGAAGCTCTGCGAGCGCGGCGTATTCTTCGGCTCGTCGCTCACCGTTACCCGGATGAACTATGATGAAGTCACCGGCGAGCCGTTCGTGAAGCGTATGCGGGAGCACGGCTGCAAGGCGTTCATCTACGTGGAGTACAACCCGGTCAAGAAGGGCACCGAGGACTGGGTCGTGACCGACGCGCAGAGGGACGAGATCCTGGCTAAGATGGCCGCATACAGGAAGAGTCAGCCTGGCGTCTATATCGGGTTCCCGGGCGACGAAAAGCTGTTCGGCGGGTGCCTGTCCTCCGGCAGGGGCTTCATCCACGTCAGCGCTTCCGGCGACCTCGAGCCCTGCCCCTTCGCGCCGTTCTCGGACAGCTCGATCCTGGACATGCCGCTGAAGGAAGCGCTGAACTCGAAGCTCTTCCGGGCACTGAGGGCGAACCGGGACCAGCTCATGGAATCGAACGGCGGCTGTGCCCTCTGGAAGAAGCCCGAGTGGGTGAAATCGCTGACAGAGTAA
- a CDS encoding TetR/AcrR family transcriptional regulator has product MAIRNDIATDSNDKTTKQRIFEASLDLFAQKGFDAVSMREIADAVGIKKASLYSHFASKDALIEQIFNYPTMALELAGPKGENAETMIVSMGVEGFMKMACGVFNKWIAAPDMEKVWRIICIELYHDKRIKKFYDQFSGDAIAFWASNFRIMRKHGLIKTVDPEVLAREYLSFYIYTFMDYFIAHFDGDGTFLEANEAKLDKHMKFLVNSIKA; this is encoded by the coding sequence ATGGCTATAAGGAACGATATTGCGACGGATTCGAACGATAAGACCACGAAGCAGCGCATATTCGAGGCCTCGCTCGATCTCTTCGCACAGAAGGGGTTCGACGCGGTGTCTATGCGCGAGATCGCGGACGCGGTAGGCATAAAAAAGGCATCGCTATACAGCCATTTTGCCAGCAAGGACGCATTAATAGAGCAGATCTTTAACTATCCGACGATGGCGCTGGAGCTCGCGGGGCCGAAAGGCGAGAATGCTGAGACCATGATCGTGTCCATGGGCGTCGAGGGCTTCATGAAAATGGCCTGCGGCGTGTTCAATAAGTGGATCGCGGCACCCGATATGGAAAAGGTTTGGCGGATCATCTGCATCGAGCTATACCATGATAAGCGCATCAAAAAGTTCTACGACCAGTTCTCGGGAGATGCCATCGCCTTCTGGGCGTCGAACTTCCGGATCATGCGTAAGCACGGCCTTATCAAGACCGTGGACCCGGAAGTGCTGGCCCGGGAGTACCTGTCGTTCTACATTTACACCTTCATGGACTATTTCATCGCTCACTTTGACGGCGACGGCACTTTCCTCGAGGCTAACGAGGCGAAGCTCGACAAGCACATGAAGTTCTTAGTTAATTCGATAAAAGCTTAA
- a CDS encoding flavodoxin family protein, with product MKILAIMGSPRGRGAGYKIVKMVEERMKAMGDAEFEYLFLKEADLKPCIGCFNCVARGEDKCPLKDARADIEKKMLEADGIILSSPGYVQNVSSHMKNFMDRFAYTNHRLRFFRQKVLLVANSGGAGLNETLAAMRIALGGARVVHELGVGTPPWPQTIGAVAKKEKAISFAAEKFYRACLDTSLPSPTFNEYMRFLIQRNVAFGCKEWLPADFEFYSGKDYFYETKISPAMGAAARTLVGLMMGMMKDMGPGEVKWPMEAKK from the coding sequence ATGAAGATACTGGCGATAATGGGCAGCCCCCGGGGGAGGGGAGCCGGATATAAGATCGTGAAGATGGTCGAGGAAAGAATGAAGGCCATGGGCGACGCCGAGTTCGAGTACCTGTTCCTTAAAGAGGCAGACCTTAAGCCCTGCATAGGCTGTTTTAATTGTGTCGCCAGGGGCGAGGATAAGTGCCCGCTGAAGGACGCAAGGGCCGACATCGAGAAAAAGATGCTCGAGGCCGACGGCATCATTCTCTCGTCTCCCGGCTACGTGCAGAACGTGAGCTCGCACATGAAGAATTTCATGGACCGCTTCGCCTATACCAATCACCGTCTTAGATTTTTCCGCCAGAAGGTGCTTCTGGTGGCCAACTCCGGCGGCGCCGGCCTCAACGAGACTCTGGCCGCCATGAGGATCGCCCTGGGCGGCGCCCGGGTGGTGCACGAGCTGGGCGTGGGCACGCCCCCGTGGCCGCAGACCATCGGCGCCGTGGCGAAGAAGGAAAAGGCCATTAGCTTCGCGGCGGAAAAGTTTTACAGGGCATGCCTTGATACGTCCCTGCCGTCGCCCACGTTCAACGAGTACATGCGCTTCCTCATCCAGAGGAACGTGGCCTTCGGGTGCAAGGAGTGGCTGCCCGCGGACTTCGAATTCTATAGCGGGAAGGACTACTTCTACGAGACAAAGATAAGCCCTGCCATGGGTGCGGCGGCCAGGACGCTTGTAGGGCTTATGATGGGAATGATGAAGGACATGGGCCCGGGCGAAGTGAAGTGGCCGATGGAGGCTAAAAAATAG
- a CDS encoding PAS domain-containing sensor histidine kinase, giving the protein MHSGAAPGGNKDEDKTREELLVELRSLRASAADAWRETDRIFRAVADSSRAGILIYQGDDTIYVNRAMADIEGYTIEERLRMKFWETIHPAFQDRVRMKGADWKKGIDVPARSELKLIRKNGEERWAVVSSGVFTLQGKPAVLLIMQDITELKRAEEALKKSQYILAKAQQIAHVGNWALNMNTGQYNFSDEAYRIFGYEPGSVRPTRGWVTSRVYADDRQIVSDFYRTIARERKRCSVDYRIVWPDGTIRYVNSVADKIVVGKSGLPERVYGINQDVTDRKLAEEALLKAKNEAELYVDLMGHDINNMNQISMGYLELAHNILDFEGKLSPENGHLLENAIHSLENSSKLIDNVRKMQRERMGLYEAEVIDVSALLEEVAAQFSLVPNRDVSISCMPGEACLVKANVLLKDVFLNLVGNSIKHSTGPLKVDIHIEKIEHDGLPCFKVAVEDDGPGIPDSLKLTLFDRLNLATTRARGKGFGLCLIKMLVDDYGGQFWVEDRVSGDCTKGARFVVVLPEYNNG; this is encoded by the coding sequence ATGCATAGCGGGGCAGCGCCGGGCGGGAATAAGGACGAGGACAAGACAAGAGAAGAACTACTGGTAGAGCTGAGATCACTTCGCGCCTCGGCGGCGGACGCGTGGCGGGAGACCGACAGGATCTTTCGTGCCGTGGCCGATTCGTCCAGGGCCGGGATACTCATCTACCAGGGCGACGACACGATATACGTGAACAGGGCTATGGCCGATATCGAGGGCTATACTATCGAAGAGCGGCTCCGCATGAAGTTCTGGGAGACCATACACCCGGCATTCCAGGACAGGGTGAGGATGAAAGGGGCGGACTGGAAAAAAGGCATCGACGTCCCGGCAAGGAGCGAGCTTAAGCTTATCAGGAAGAACGGCGAGGAGCGCTGGGCGGTCGTGTCCTCGGGCGTCTTCACCCTGCAGGGAAAGCCGGCCGTACTGCTCATCATGCAGGACATCACGGAGCTGAAGCGTGCCGAAGAGGCCCTGAAGAAGAGCCAGTATATTCTCGCCAAGGCCCAGCAGATCGCCCACGTGGGCAACTGGGCGCTGAACATGAACACGGGCCAGTATAACTTTTCGGACGAGGCGTACCGCATATTCGGCTACGAGCCAGGCTCGGTACGGCCGACAAGGGGCTGGGTGACGTCCCGCGTCTATGCCGACGACCGGCAGATCGTCAGCGACTTTTACAGGACCATCGCACGGGAGCGCAAGCGTTGCAGCGTGGATTACCGCATCGTATGGCCCGACGGGACCATCCGCTATGTGAATTCCGTGGCGGATAAGATCGTCGTCGGAAAGTCGGGGCTCCCGGAGCGGGTCTACGGCATCAACCAGGACGTGACGGACCGTAAGCTGGCCGAGGAAGCGCTGTTAAAGGCCAAGAACGAGGCCGAGCTGTACGTTGACCTCATGGGCCACGATATCAACAACATGAACCAGATATCCATGGGGTATCTCGAGCTTGCCCATAACATCCTGGACTTCGAGGGAAAGCTGAGCCCGGAGAACGGGCACCTGCTGGAAAACGCCATCCACTCGCTTGAGAACAGCTCGAAGCTTATCGATAACGTGCGCAAGATGCAGCGCGAGAGGATGGGCCTGTACGAGGCCGAGGTCATCGACGTGAGCGCCCTTCTGGAGGAGGTCGCCGCGCAGTTCAGCCTCGTCCCTAACAGGGACGTCAGCATCTCCTGCATGCCCGGGGAGGCATGCCTCGTCAAGGCGAACGTGCTGCTCAAGGACGTGTTCCTCAACCTGGTCGGCAACTCCATAAAACACTCTACCGGGCCGCTAAAGGTCGACATCCACATAGAAAAGATAGAGCATGACGGCCTGCCATGCTTTAAGGTAGCCGTGGAGGACGACGGCCCCGGCATACCCGACTCGCTCAAGCTCACGCTTTTTGACCGCCTGAACCTTGCGACCACCCGGGCCCGGGGCAAGGGCTTCGGGCTATGCCTGATAAAAATGCTGGTGGACGACTATGGCGGGCAGTTCTGGGTAGAGGACCGCGTGAGCGGCGACTGCACTAAAGGCGCCCGTTTCGTGGTCGTGCTTCCCGAATATAATAACGGCTGA
- a CDS encoding TIGR00153 family protein — translation MYDDNMADPIRTILNLFARSPFKPLDEHAEKVKLTVLKMDEAVRAYVEEDKAKVEALYRQISELEHEADKVKHAIREHMPSSVLMPVDRADMLSYLKQQDDVANSAEMVAQLLEIKMVPMPRAVKDVLLKMDGEVLVTVEEHVAASNKIIEILDSSSVSKHMAEAQGLIDRVDSQKHNVDVTRLEAMQTVYAHEKELGPVGVYHLLAVIRDLGWVAEHAESASNRLRLMIAKR, via the coding sequence TTGTACGATGATAACATGGCCGACCCCATACGCACCATACTGAACCTGTTCGCCCGCTCGCCCTTCAAGCCCCTCGACGAGCACGCCGAGAAGGTAAAGCTGACCGTCCTCAAGATGGACGAGGCGGTGCGCGCCTACGTGGAAGAGGATAAGGCGAAGGTGGAGGCCCTCTACAGGCAGATCAGCGAGCTGGAGCACGAGGCGGATAAGGTGAAGCACGCCATCCGGGAGCACATGCCCTCGTCCGTGCTCATGCCGGTGGACAGGGCCGACATGCTTTCCTATCTCAAGCAGCAGGACGACGTGGCCAACAGCGCTGAGATGGTCGCCCAGCTTCTGGAGATCAAGATGGTACCTATGCCTCGTGCGGTGAAAGACGTGCTCTTAAAAATGGATGGAGAAGTGCTCGTCACTGTGGAGGAGCACGTGGCGGCGTCCAATAAGATCATCGAGATACTGGACTCGTCATCCGTCTCGAAACACATGGCCGAGGCCCAGGGCCTCATCGACCGGGTGGACAGCCAGAAGCATAACGTCGACGTCACCAGGCTCGAGGCCATGCAAACCGTCTATGCCCACGAGAAAGAGCTCGGGCCCGTCGGGGTCTATCATCTGCTGGCCGTCATCCGCGACCTGGGCTGGGTGGCGGAGCACGCCGAGAGCGCCTCGAACCGATTAAGGCTGATGATCGCGAAAAGATAA
- the eif1A gene encoding translation initiation factor eIF-1A produces MNRQNDQGHTGEGEAITRVRTPNKKEREVLGTVISMLGASRVVVRCIDGVTRMCRIRGKMKKRVWVREGDVVIVVPWEIQDEKGDVVWRYTGPQVSWLERKGFLKNA; encoded by the coding sequence CTGAACAGACAGAATGATCAGGGTCATACGGGCGAGGGCGAGGCCATAACCAGGGTCCGCACGCCCAATAAGAAAGAGAGAGAAGTGCTGGGCACTGTCATCAGCATGCTCGGCGCCAGCCGCGTAGTGGTGCGCTGCATCGACGGCGTCACCAGGATGTGCCGCATACGGGGCAAAATGAAGAAGCGCGTCTGGGTCCGGGAAGGCGACGTGGTCATCGTCGTGCCCTGGGAAATCCAGGACGAGAAGGGCGACGTTGTATGGCGCTACACCGGCCCCCAGGTAAGCTGGCTCGAGCGGAAAGGGTTCCTGAAGAACGCCTGA